From the genome of Synchiropus splendidus isolate RoL2022-P1 chromosome 17, RoL_Sspl_1.0, whole genome shotgun sequence, one region includes:
- the ilk gene encoding integrin-linked protein kinase, giving the protein MDDIFTQCREGNSVAVRLWLDNTENDLNLGDDHGFSPLHWACREGRGGVVDMLIMRGARINVMNRGDDTPLHLAASHGHRDIVAKLMQCKADPNTVNEHGNTPLHYACFWGQDQVAEDLVVSGAQVCVCNRYGQTPLDKAKPPLKQVLQEKAEKMGQNMMKVPYKETFWKGTMRTRPRNGTLNKQAGVDFKQLSLLAKINENQSGELWQGRWQGEEIVVKVLQVRDWTTRKSRDFNEEHPKLRIFSHPNILPVLGACPAPPSPHPIIIAHYMPYGSLFNILHQGTTLVVDQSQAVKFALDIAGGMAFLHTLEPMVSRLHLNSKHVMIDEDMTARISMADAKFCFQCPGRMYAPAWMAPEALQKRPEDINRRSADMWSFAVLLWELVTREVPFADLSHMEIGMKVALEGLRPTIPPGISPHICKLMRLCMNEDPAKRPKFDMIVPILEKMQDK; this is encoded by the exons ATGGACGACATCTTCACGCAGTGCCGGGAGGGGAACTCGGTGGCCGTCCGTTTGTGGCTGGACAACACGGAGAACGACCTCAACCTGGG GGACGACCACGGCTTCAGCCCACTCCACTGGGCCTGCAGGGAGGGCCGCGGCGGCGTGGTGGACATGCTCATCATGAGAGGGGCCCGTATCAACGTGATGAACCGCGGGGACGACACGCCGCTGCACCTGGCCGCCAGTCACGGCCACCGAGACATCGTCGCCAAG CTCATGCAGTGCAAAGCCGACCCCAACACCGTCAACGAGCACGGGAACACGCCGCTGCACTACGCCTGCTTCTGGGGCCAGGACCAAGTGGCGGAG GACCTGGTGGTCAGCGGCGCTCAAGTCTGTGTGTGTAACCGATATGGCCAGACGCCGCTGGACAAGGCCAAGCCTCCGCTCAAACAAGTGCTGCAGG AGAAGGCCGAGAAAATGGGCCAGAACATGATGAAGGTGCCCTACAAGGAGACCTTCTGGAAGGGCACCATGCGGACGCGACCTC GGAACGGCACCCTCAACAAGCAGGCGGGGGTGGACTTCAAGCAGCTCTCGCTCCTGGCCAAGATCAACGAGAACCAGTCCGGAGAG CTGTGGCAGGGCCGCTGGCAGGGCGAGGAGATCGTGGTCAAGGTGCTGCAGGTGCGGGACTGGACCACCAGGAAGAGCCGGGACTTCAACGAGGAGCACCCCAAGCTGCG CATCTTCTCCCATCCCAACATCCTGCCGGTCCTGGGAGCCTGTCCGGCGCCTCCCTCCCCTCACCCCATCATCATCGCCCACTACATGCCGTACGGCTCTCTCTTCAACATCCTGCACCAGGGCACCA CTCTGGTGGTGGACCAAAGCCAGGCGGTCAAGTTCGCCCTGGACATCGCCGGCGGCATGGCCTTCCTGCACACGCTGGAGCCCATGGTGTCGCGGCTGCACCTCAACAGCAAGCACGTGATG ATCGACGAGGACATGACGGCCAGGATCAGCATGGCCGACGCCAAGTTCTGCTTCCAGTGTCCCGGCCGCATGTACGCCCCCGCCTGGATGGCCCCTGAAG CCCTGCAGAAGAGGCCAGAAGACATCAACCGCAGGTCAGCAGACATGTGGAGCTTCGCGGTTCTCCTGTGGGAGCTGGTGACCAGAGAGGTGCCCTTCGCAGACCTCTCCCACATGGAGATAGGAATGAAG GTGGCCCTGGAAGGCCTGCGTCccaccatcccacccggcatcTCCCCGCACATCTGCAAGCTGATGAGGCTCTGCATGAACGAAGACCCGGCCAAGAGACCCAAGTTCGACATGATCGTCCCCATTCTGGAAAAGATGCAGGACAAGTGA
- the smpd1 gene encoding sphingomyelin phosphodiesterase encodes MTPPPKPGRESGDTMRLLWSLPLTSALLLLLLLSSPWLGSARPARSPVQLWESPNRPFVRFNWKNLSCPACKAIFAVVDLALLSESNEERVAQLAGRACVDLHLAEPEVCRQITELFRDDFIRALQQSLLWPSEACGLLLGPSCGKYDIFAPWNVSLPGLPKPKVTPPSPPKPGAPQTRVLFLTDIHWDKEYQAGAAADCKEPLCCRRGSGLPGGGRRAAGYWGTYSKCDLPLRTVENLLENVVKNGPWDWVYWTGDVPAHNVWSQTRKQQLDELTVISQLIQKHLGPNVTVYPAVGNHESTPVNSFPPPFIHGNRSSAWLYDTMAQLWSPWLPEEALKTLRYGGFYSVEVQRGLRVVSLNMNFCARENFWLMVNSTDPANQLQWLVHVLQSSESKGEKVHIIGHIPPSLCLASWSWNYHHIINRYEGTVSGQFFGHTHLDQYQMTYDETDSTRPIGVAFIAPSVTTFVNLNPGYRVYYVDGNYPGSSRFVLDHETYILNLTEANHRPGNRSQPEEDPRWTLLYRASQAYGLPALLPADCERLTKALAADQRLFQRFWFLQHKGHVSEPCRDACRAAAVCFLKSFVRCDAAGSSPPRTWSLC; translated from the exons atGACTCCGCCGCCGAAACCAG GAAGGGAGTCCGGGGACACGATGAGGCTGCTCTGGTCGCTGCCCCTCACctcagctctgctgctgctgctgctcctctcctcgCCCTGGCTCGGTTCCGCTCGCCCGGCCCGGAGCCCGGTCCAGCTCTGGGAGTCACCGAACCGACCTTTCGTCCGCTTCAACTGGAAGAACCTCAGCTGCCCCGCGTGCAAAGCGATCTTCGCCGTCGTGGACCTGGCTCTGCTG AGTGAGAGCAACGAGGAGCGGGTGGCCCAGCTGGCCGGCAGGGCCTGCGTGGACCTGCACCTGGCCGAGCCCGAGGTGTGCCGCCAGATCACCGAGCTCTTCCGGGACGACTTCATCCGGGCGCTGCAGCAGTCGCTGCTGTGGCCCAGCGAAGCCTGCGGCCTGCTGCTGGGACCCTCCTGCGGCAAATACGACATCTTCGCGCCGTGGAACGTCTCGCTGCCCGGCCTCCCCAAGCCCAAGGTCACGCCGCCTTCGCCTCCCAAACCAGGCGCTCCACAAACCCGGGTTCTGTTTCTGACCGACATCCACTGGGACAAG GAGTACCAGGCCGGCGCCGCCGCCGACTGCAAGGAGCCCCTGTGCTGCCGGCGGGGCTCCGGCCTCCCCGGCGGGGGGCGGCGGGCGGCAGGCTACTGGGGCACCTACAGCAAATGTGACCTGCCCTTACGCACCGTGGAGAACCTGCTGGAGAACGTGGTGAAGAACGGGCCCTGGGACTGGGTCTACTGGACCGGCGACGTTCCGGCCCACAACGTGTGGTCGCAGACTCggaagcagcagctggacgAGCTCACCGTCATCAGCCAGCTCATCCAAAA ACACCTGGGGCCCAACGTCACCGTCTACCCTGCCGTGGGGAACCACGAGAGCACCCCGGTCAACAGCTTCCCGCCGCCCTTCATCCACGGCAACCGCTCGTCCGCCTGGCTGTACGACACCATGGCGCAGCTGTGGTCGCCGTGGTTACCGGAGGAGGCGCTGAAGACCCTCAG GTACGGAGGCTTTTACTCGGTGGAGGTCCAGAGAGGTCTGAGAGTGGTGTCCCTCAACATGAACTTCTGCGCCCGGGAGAACTTCTGGCTGATGGTCAACTCCACTGACCCGGCCAACCAGCTGCAGTGGCTGGTGCACGTCCTGCAGAGCAGCGAGAGCAAAGGCGAGAAG GTGCACATCATCGGCCACATCCCGCCCAGCCTGTGCCTGgccagctggagctggaactaccatcacatcatcaacaG GTACGAGGGCACCGTCAGCGGCCAGTTCTTCGGGCACACGCACCTGGACCAGTACCAGATGACCTACGACGAGACCGACTCCACCCGACCCATCGGCGTGGCCTTCATCGCCCCCAGCGTCACCACCTTCGTCAATCTCAATCCAG GTTACCGTGTCTACTACGTGGATGGCAACTACCCCGGCAGCTCGCGCTTCGTGCTGGACCATGAGACCTACATCCTCAACCTGACGGAGGCCAACCACAGGCCCGGGAACCGCTCGCAGCCCGAGGAGGACCCCCGCTGGACCCTGCTGTACCGGGCCTCCCAGGCCTACGGCCTGCCCGCCCTGCTGCCGGCCGACTGCGAGCGACTCACCAAGGCGCTCGCCGCCGACCAGCGGCTCTTCCAGAGGTTCTGGTTCCTGCAGCACAAGGGCCACGTGTCGGAGCCCTGCCGCGACGCCTGCCGCGCCGCTGCCGTCTGCTTCCTGAAGAGCTTTGTGCGCTGCGACGCCGCCGGCAGCTCGCCGCCTCGCACCTGGAGCCTCTGCTGA
- the timm10b gene encoding mitochondrial import inner membrane translocase subunit Tim10 B → MEPEQQQLRSLRDFLLVYNRMTEVCFQRCSSNFNYRTLTLDEVQCVDNCAGKLIRSNHRIMETYVRLMPRMMQRRMEEMESKAAAAAALAPPEAPVSPGTGSDLPPVTGAADSSGPAAVSQPSSGAS, encoded by the exons ATGGAgcccgagcagcagcagctgaggagt CTGCGAGACTTCCTGCTGGTCTACAACCGCATGACGGAAGTGTGCTTCCAGCGGTGCTCCAGCAACTTCAACTACAGGACCCTGACCCTGGACGAG GTCCAGTGTGTGGACAACTGTGCCGGGAAGCTGATCCGCTCCAACCACCGCATCATGGAGACGTACGTGCGCTTGATGCCGCGCATGATGCAGCGGCggatggaggagatggagagcaaagcggcggcggcggcggctctggCCCCTCCCGAGGCGCCTGTCAGCCCAGGGACCGGGTCGGACCTGCCTCCAGTCACCGGTGCCGCGGACTCCTCTGGTCCTGCCGCCGTCAGCCAACCCTCCAGCGGAGCGTCGTAG